The Hymenobacter sp. DG01 genome has a segment encoding these proteins:
- a CDS encoding PA14 domain-containing protein, which yields MAKFSGWMALLAFSVCFFLTTYVARAQSETRVSITAISPSPDTGQDYSPWLTDDLSKLVSNHWAPANFQYIDVTLSLAQRTNITRVRLYDFEGSFADNPASIYALNGTQRILLGTFTGALYQQWVELKTAMPVAADAIIVRKYCNNIPQKIQVYGYASGVAATPAPAPNPAPSQAQATISFGALPAKTVGDAPFNLSATSNNTATPITFASSNTAVATVSNAGGQWQATVVGAGTTTITAAQAGSSAYLAAANVSQTLTVQAAPATSPTTPAPAAPNAGPRPIKFKQSLGVNAFEWDLEDPNKPWEVEATRMAGMKNFTGMRHYLDWERLESSEGSYTFNPTHSGGWNYDAMYQRLKAEGIEVLACIKTLPGWLLNTWPADQRDHENVPVRGGADFSKPASYREQARMAFQFAARYGSNTGVPRSLVTVNTTPRWPGDGINEVKIGLNLITYIECDNERDKWWKGAKAYQTPAQYAANLSAFYDGHKNTLGPGIGVKNADPNMQVVMAGLAKPDPEYVKGMVEWCRQNRGYRPDGSVNLCWDIINYHNYSNDAGTSQGGNSTRGAAPEVSDAAPVARSFVQMARQYCGNMPVWITETGFDTNQGSPFKAIAIGGRSVQETQADWLLRTALLYPRYGVERVFLYQLYDDNPGSATQFATMGLLNADRTPRLATKYLTQTNQLLGEYTFRESLSTNPVVDRYELNGQQAYALVVPDEKGRTVQYTLNLGTATYADVYRPTSGSALSVQRVNLTNGQLSLLLTETPLFVVPAAGSTVGSTLPPTTAPATCSATGTILREQWNNVSGAAVSGIPVLITPTNTSQPTQFESPRNLADNYGARLRGYLCPPQTGAYTFWIAGDDNCELWLSSSDDPAQKVRIATVAGYTNPREWNKYAGQKSAPVTLTAGRRYYVEALHKEQGGDDHLAVAWQLPDGTLEGPIPGSRLSPYAGGSASPTATASSALLGAGPATPETAAFTVAPNPFTTASEITFRPQTTGHASVVVYDMQGRVVRQLFAGPVEAGSTQRLTLPGQGLPTGVYLVRLTTPSVVLTQRVVLAE from the coding sequence ATGGCGAAATTTTCCGGATGGATGGCGCTGCTGGCCTTTTCCGTATGTTTTTTCCTGACAACGTACGTGGCCCGGGCTCAAAGTGAAACGCGCGTAAGTATCACCGCCATTAGCCCCAGCCCCGATACCGGCCAGGACTACTCGCCCTGGCTCACCGACGACCTCAGCAAACTGGTCAGCAACCATTGGGCCCCAGCCAACTTTCAGTACATCGACGTAACCCTATCCCTGGCTCAGCGCACCAACATTACCCGCGTGCGCCTCTACGATTTCGAGGGTTCCTTTGCCGACAATCCGGCTTCCATTTACGCCCTGAATGGCACCCAGCGCATCTTGCTGGGCACCTTCACCGGGGCGCTTTACCAGCAGTGGGTAGAGCTGAAAACGGCCATGCCGGTGGCTGCCGATGCGATTATCGTGCGCAAATACTGCAACAACATTCCCCAGAAAATTCAGGTGTACGGGTATGCAAGCGGCGTTGCGGCTACCCCCGCGCCAGCGCCAAACCCTGCTCCAAGCCAGGCGCAGGCGACTATCAGCTTCGGGGCGCTGCCGGCGAAAACCGTGGGCGACGCTCCCTTCAACCTCAGCGCCACCAGCAACAACACGGCCACGCCCATCACGTTTGCCTCGTCCAATACGGCGGTAGCTACGGTTTCCAACGCCGGTGGTCAGTGGCAGGCCACCGTGGTAGGGGCCGGTACCACCACCATTACGGCCGCCCAGGCCGGCAGCTCAGCTTACCTGGCTGCGGCCAACGTCAGCCAGACGCTGACCGTGCAGGCCGCCCCGGCTACCTCGCCCACTACCCCGGCACCTGCTGCCCCTAACGCTGGCCCGCGGCCCATCAAATTCAAGCAATCCTTGGGCGTTAATGCGTTTGAGTGGGATTTGGAAGACCCCAACAAGCCCTGGGAGGTAGAGGCCACCCGGATGGCGGGCATGAAAAATTTCACCGGCATGCGCCACTACCTCGACTGGGAGCGGCTGGAGTCCTCAGAGGGTAGCTACACCTTTAACCCTACCCACAGCGGCGGCTGGAACTACGATGCTATGTATCAGCGCCTCAAGGCCGAGGGTATTGAGGTGCTGGCCTGCATCAAAACCCTGCCGGGCTGGCTGCTGAACACCTGGCCCGCCGACCAGCGCGACCATGAGAACGTGCCCGTGCGCGGCGGCGCCGACTTCAGCAAGCCCGCCTCCTACCGCGAGCAGGCCCGGATGGCTTTTCAATTCGCGGCCCGCTACGGCAGCAACACCGGCGTGCCCCGCAGCCTGGTAACCGTTAATACTACCCCCCGCTGGCCCGGCGACGGCATCAATGAGGTGAAGATTGGCCTGAACCTGATTACGTACATCGAGTGCGACAACGAGCGGGACAAGTGGTGGAAGGGAGCCAAAGCCTACCAGACGCCCGCCCAGTACGCGGCCAACCTCTCGGCCTTCTACGATGGGCACAAGAACACCCTGGGCCCTGGTATTGGGGTGAAAAACGCCGACCCCAACATGCAGGTGGTAATGGCCGGCCTGGCCAAGCCCGACCCCGAGTACGTGAAAGGCATGGTGGAGTGGTGCCGCCAGAACCGCGGCTACCGCCCCGACGGCAGCGTGAACCTGTGCTGGGACATCATCAACTACCACAACTACTCCAACGACGCCGGTACCTCCCAGGGCGGTAACTCCACCCGCGGGGCCGCCCCCGAGGTGTCGGACGCGGCGCCGGTAGCCCGCAGCTTCGTGCAGATGGCCCGCCAGTACTGCGGCAACATGCCCGTCTGGATTACTGAAACCGGCTTCGATACCAACCAGGGTAGCCCCTTTAAGGCCATTGCCATTGGGGGGCGCTCGGTGCAGGAAACCCAGGCCGACTGGCTGCTGCGCACGGCTCTGCTCTACCCGCGCTACGGCGTGGAGCGCGTGTTTCTCTACCAGCTCTACGACGACAACCCCGGCAGCGCCACCCAGTTTGCCACCATGGGCCTGCTCAACGCCGACCGCACCCCTCGCCTGGCTACCAAGTACCTGACGCAAACCAACCAGCTGCTGGGCGAGTACACCTTCCGGGAAAGCCTGAGCACTAACCCCGTAGTGGACCGCTACGAGCTAAACGGCCAACAGGCCTATGCCCTGGTAGTGCCCGACGAGAAAGGCCGCACGGTGCAGTACACCCTCAACCTGGGCACCGCTACCTATGCTGATGTGTACCGCCCCACCAGCGGCAGTGCCCTCTCAGTGCAGCGCGTGAACCTGACCAACGGGCAACTGAGCCTGCTACTGACCGAGACGCCTTTGTTTGTGGTGCCGGCTGCCGGCAGCACGGTTGGCAGCACTCTGCCGCCCACCACGGCGCCGGCTACCTGCTCGGCCACGGGCACCATCCTGCGGGAGCAGTGGAACAATGTAAGCGGCGCGGCCGTGTCGGGTATCCCGGTGCTTATCACGCCCACCAACACCAGTCAGCCAACCCAGTTTGAAAGCCCCCGCAACCTGGCCGATAACTATGGCGCCCGCCTCCGCGGCTACCTCTGCCCGCCCCAGACCGGCGCCTATACTTTCTGGATTGCCGGCGACGATAACTGCGAGCTGTGGCTAAGCTCCTCCGATGACCCGGCGCAAAAAGTGCGGATTGCTACGGTAGCGGGCTACACCAACCCGCGCGAGTGGAACAAGTACGCCGGGCAGAAATCGGCCCCGGTGACGCTCACGGCCGGGCGCCGCTATTACGTAGAGGCCCTGCACAAGGAGCAGGGCGGCGACGACCACCTGGCCGTGGCCTGGCAGCTGCCCGATGGTACCCTGGAAGGCCCGATTCCGGGCAGCCGGTTGTCGCCGTACGCGGGTGGTAGTGCCAGCCCCACGGCCACGGCCAGCAGCGCGCTGCTGGGCGCAGGTCCGGCCACGCCTGAAACCGCCGCCTTCACCGTGGCGCCCAACCCTTTCACCACCGCCAGCGAAATAACCTTTCGGCCCCAGACCACCGGCCACGCCAGCGTAGTGGTGTATGATATGCAGGGGCGAGTGGTACGCCAGCTGTTTGCCGGCCCGGTAGAGGCCGGCTCTACCCAGCGCCTCACGCTTCCGGGGCAGGGCCTGCCCACGGGCGTGTACCTGGTGCGGCTTACTACCCCCTCGGTGGTGCTAACCCAACGGGTAGTGCTGGCCGAGTAG
- a CDS encoding energy transducer TonB: protein MPQLLRLFLLLGLLPVATPSFAQNPGPNAQPDEAPAPAPAVYHVAEVMPAFPGGAAAFQKFLHNEVHYPDEALQRHVSGKVYVRFLVTEEGRIRDAEIVKGLGAGLDEEALRLVRIMPWWSPGQNAGRPVRVLYTMPIVFRTLE, encoded by the coding sequence ATGCCGCAACTCCTACGCCTGTTCCTGCTGCTTGGGCTGCTGCCCGTTGCTACCCCCTCTTTTGCTCAAAACCCCGGCCCCAACGCGCAACCCGATGAGGCCCCGGCTCCAGCTCCCGCCGTGTACCATGTTGCCGAGGTGATGCCGGCTTTCCCTGGTGGCGCGGCGGCTTTTCAGAAGTTTCTGCACAACGAGGTGCACTACCCCGATGAGGCCCTGCAGCGCCACGTTTCCGGCAAGGTGTACGTGCGCTTTCTGGTGACGGAAGAAGGCCGCATCCGCGACGCGGAAATAGTAAAAGGCCTTGGGGCTGGCCTCGATGAAGAAGCCCTGCGCCTGGTCCGCATCATGCCTTGGTGGAGCCCCGGCCAGAACGCTGGCCGGCCCGTGCGAGTCCTCTACACCATGCCCATTGTGTTTCGAACGCTAGAGTAG
- a CDS encoding alpha/beta fold hydrolase, whose translation MNLTATLRPLCSALLLTAVSVLAAPAATQAATPGGVSAVAPDDASAHPNFTVRVVGKGRPMILIPGLTCPGAVWDETVAHYQKQYQCHIISLAGFGGTPAPASTNQLLLNVRDQLLAYIKTQKLQKPTIIGHSLGGFLALWLSSTQPEAAGPLVIVDSLPFLAAVQNPTLTAEAAKPMAEGIRQQMSSGKMTVAAARQMSATMMTDTARISQATRWSVASDPATVAQAYYDLMTTDLRPEVARIQQPVLVLGAWAAYKQYGSTKEGTKAVFDQQYAKLPQHQVVMSEAGRHFLMWDDTQWFFSQTDAFLKQNAVARASAR comes from the coding sequence ATGAACCTGACCGCTACCCTCCGCCCCCTCTGCTCGGCCCTGCTACTGACGGCCGTTTCCGTGCTAGCCGCCCCGGCCGCTACCCAGGCTGCCACCCCCGGCGGCGTTTCGGCAGTAGCCCCCGACGACGCCTCGGCTCACCCGAACTTCACGGTGCGGGTAGTAGGCAAAGGCCGGCCCATGATCCTGATTCCGGGCCTGACCTGCCCCGGCGCGGTGTGGGACGAAACCGTGGCCCATTATCAGAAGCAGTACCAGTGCCACATCATTTCCCTGGCCGGCTTTGGCGGCACCCCCGCCCCAGCCAGCACCAACCAGCTGCTGCTCAACGTCCGCGACCAGCTGCTGGCCTACATCAAAACCCAGAAGCTGCAGAAGCCAACCATCATTGGGCATAGCCTGGGCGGGTTTCTGGCCCTGTGGCTGAGCAGCACCCAGCCCGAAGCAGCTGGCCCCCTGGTTATTGTCGATTCGTTGCCGTTTCTGGCGGCGGTGCAAAACCCCACCCTTACGGCGGAGGCCGCCAAGCCCATGGCCGAGGGGATTCGCCAGCAGATGAGCAGCGGCAAAATGACCGTAGCCGCCGCCCGCCAGATGTCGGCCACCATGATGACTGATACGGCCCGCATCAGTCAGGCCACACGCTGGTCGGTGGCCTCGGACCCCGCAACCGTGGCCCAGGCCTACTACGACCTGATGACGACGGACCTGCGCCCCGAAGTGGCCCGCATTCAGCAGCCCGTGCTAGTACTGGGCGCCTGGGCCGCCTACAAGCAGTACGGCTCCACCAAGGAAGGCACCAAAGCTGTTTTTGACCAGCAGTACGCCAAGCTGCCCCAGCATCAGGTGGTGATGTCGGAGGCGGGCCGGCACTTCCTGATGTGGGATGACACTCAGTGGTTTTTCAGCCAGACCGACGCTTTCCTGAAGCAGAACGCCGTGGCCCGGGCCTCGGCTAGGTAA
- a CDS encoding sensor histidine kinase produces MFSYAAAPSPSRLYWHCQLLGWSLYFVGCSLIFAFTGSATRTMVLIVLTISATMLLISHWLRYHVRANRWEQLAPLPLLGRLLAANVVLSLVSQVLIWAVIIFLIRPVGNGNPQGWGQFFGYAANVNILLWLWSGFYFGWHYLTSFRQAEVDKWKLAAAVQEAEMRTLKAQINPHFMFNGLNNIRALVMENPARARDMITHLSDLLRYSIQLNSAEQVPLSRELEIVEHYLQLEALQLEERLHYSLDVDPAALRVLIPPMTLQLLVENAIKHGLAPRPAGGVIRLCAQLNDSNTLHVTVRNTGRYTPQPGYQGVGVRNARERLALLFGPAAHLHLANDPHTPDMVVAHLQLPVAAGAPVPVAPALA; encoded by the coding sequence ATGTTTTCCTACGCCGCCGCACCGTCTCCCAGCCGCCTGTACTGGCACTGCCAGCTACTGGGGTGGAGCCTGTACTTTGTGGGCTGTTCGCTGATTTTTGCCTTCACGGGCTCGGCCACCCGCACCATGGTTCTGATTGTGCTGACCATTTCAGCAACCATGCTCCTGATCAGTCACTGGCTGCGCTACCACGTGCGGGCCAACCGGTGGGAGCAGCTGGCCCCGCTGCCCCTGCTGGGGCGCCTGCTGGCAGCCAACGTGGTGCTCTCCCTGGTGAGTCAGGTCCTGATCTGGGCCGTCATTATTTTCCTGATCCGGCCCGTCGGTAACGGCAATCCTCAGGGCTGGGGGCAGTTTTTCGGGTACGCGGCCAACGTGAATATTCTGCTGTGGCTGTGGAGCGGCTTCTACTTTGGCTGGCACTACCTCACCAGCTTCCGGCAGGCCGAAGTGGACAAGTGGAAGCTGGCCGCCGCCGTGCAGGAGGCCGAAATGCGCACCCTTAAGGCCCAGATCAATCCCCACTTCATGTTCAATGGGCTCAACAACATCCGGGCGCTGGTAATGGAAAACCCAGCCCGGGCCCGCGACATGATTACCCACCTCTCGGACCTGCTGCGCTACTCCATTCAGCTCAACAGCGCCGAGCAGGTGCCCCTGAGCCGGGAGCTGGAAATTGTGGAGCACTACCTGCAGTTGGAGGCCCTGCAGCTGGAGGAGCGCCTGCACTACTCCCTGGACGTGGACCCAGCGGCCCTGAGGGTGCTGATTCCGCCCATGACCCTGCAGCTGCTGGTAGAAAACGCCATTAAGCACGGGCTGGCCCCGCGCCCGGCGGGCGGCGTCATTCGCCTCTGCGCCCAGCTCAACGACTCCAACACCCTGCATGTAACCGTGCGCAACACCGGCCGCTACACCCCCCAGCCCGGCTACCAGGGGGTAGGCGTGCGCAACGCCCGCGAGCGGCTGGCCCTGCTTTTTGGCCCCGCCGCCCACCTGCACCTGGCCAACGACCCTCACACCCCGGATATGGTAGTGGCCCACCTGCAGCTGCCGGTAGCGGCCGGAGCACCAGTACCTGTGGCGCCCGCCCTGGCCTAA
- a CDS encoding LytTR family DNA-binding domain-containing protein: MNALLVDDSRLARTELRHLLQAFPEVTVVGEARHAEEARTRLRELQPDLLFLDIHMPGETGFELLASLDVAPRVIFTTAYDEYALRAFEVNALDYLLKPIQENRLAAALAKARLKQAAAVAVEAGAAGPPPAEEPAPTPLSEHDQVFVKDGERCWFVRLSDIRLFEINGSYTQIYFEQNRPLIPRTLQHLEQRLDSRVFFRANRQQIINLKWVESIEPWFSNSLKIRLRGGPEVEVSRQQSVRFREMLSL, translated from the coding sequence ATGAATGCCTTGCTAGTTGATGACTCCCGCCTGGCCCGCACCGAGCTGCGCCACCTGCTGCAGGCATTTCCGGAGGTGACGGTGGTAGGCGAAGCCCGCCACGCCGAGGAAGCCCGGACCCGGCTGCGGGAGCTTCAGCCGGATTTGCTGTTTCTCGACATCCACATGCCGGGTGAAACCGGATTCGAGCTGCTCGCCTCCCTGGACGTGGCTCCGCGCGTTATTTTCACTACGGCTTACGACGAGTACGCCCTGCGTGCTTTCGAGGTAAATGCTCTCGACTACCTGCTCAAGCCCATTCAGGAAAACCGGCTGGCTGCCGCCCTGGCCAAAGCCCGCCTGAAGCAGGCAGCGGCCGTAGCGGTGGAGGCAGGAGCCGCCGGACCACCCCCGGCCGAAGAGCCTGCCCCTACCCCCCTCTCTGAGCACGACCAAGTATTTGTGAAGGACGGGGAGCGGTGCTGGTTTGTACGCCTCTCGGATATCCGGCTGTTTGAAATCAACGGCAGCTACACCCAGATTTACTTTGAGCAAAACCGCCCCCTGATTCCGCGGACCCTGCAGCACCTGGAGCAACGCCTCGATTCGCGGGTGTTTTTCCGGGCCAACCGCCAGCAGATCATCAACCTGAAATGGGTGGAAAGTATTGAGCCCTGGTTTAGCAACTCCCTGAAAATCCGGCTGCGCGGAGGGCCGGAGGTAGAGGTTTCGCGCCAGCAGTCGGTGCGGTTTCGGGAAATGCTGAGCTTGTAG
- a CDS encoding S8 family peptidase, which produces MLLPILRYFICCWGLVLVLLPATLRGQSPTAAAAAKTIIPGRLVFKLKASTGQQRNIPENTRTPVLNAALARLNARNVRPKFPLSAAPDARQPGAVNLGLIFQADLPTALPVEEACQALRKTGAVEYAEPLYSYPMLYQPNDPLSDSTLASGQYYLKNIRAYRAWDISKGDTSLVIGIVDAGTRLTHEDLKSQLQLNRLDPIDGIDNDQDGYVDNYYGWDFADNDNNPSRDPSSVHGILVAGCAAAAPDNNKGITGVGFRCRFMPLKIYPSTATGSFGGYEAIVYAADHGCRVINLSWGGVGGRSRFEQDVITYAAVNRDAVLVAAAGNTPAELEFFPASYDHVLSVATLQPSDERSTNATYSRRVDLSAPGINILTTWGDTDTDYMGVGGSSFAAPLVAGAAGLLRTHFPQYNAAQIAAQLRRTTDNINALPGNVAFAGRIGSGRLNVLRALTETAQQSARVISRTTAPARRAYAPNDTLRLAVTVQNLLSPVTNLTVTLTSLSPYVTVRQGTFEVGALATLAQRGNATAPFRLAVAASAPLNTRAVLRYRLQDASTGYQEDQYETLILNPDYVVLDANDLHLTLTSRGNLGYDGLGSDVGEGVSYRGSAPLLAEGGLLIATPTARVTDNVRNDRRSNDQDFTALVRAGILTQPLRADQEAYGVLQDSLPGLTNGRSVGVRVRQRGYAWAAAPHRDYVVLTYTLTNLTTDTLKPLHVGLYMDWDLPGEPGRNVATWEAGRRLGYLYDPAKPTYYAGVKHLAGGQASVYSIDNQAPAGAAVRLADGFNTAEKLLTLSSGTSQQTSGLPAGTDASQVVGATLPRLAPADSAVVAFAVVVAPSLAQLQAAADAAATRYQQVLPVRPAQGIAVALYPNPTTGRLLVELPAGPATVRVLSALGQQLQEHTAPTGHSIQLDLSAYPAGVYVVQISTAGGVTTWRVVRQP; this is translated from the coding sequence ATGCTGCTACCGATACTGCGCTATTTCATTTGTTGCTGGGGCCTTGTGCTGGTGCTGCTGCCTGCCACGCTTCGTGGGCAAAGCCCAACCGCTGCGGCAGCGGCCAAAACTATTATTCCGGGCCGGTTGGTATTCAAGCTGAAGGCCTCTACAGGTCAGCAGCGCAATATTCCTGAGAACACCCGAACGCCAGTGCTGAACGCGGCCCTGGCCCGCCTGAACGCCCGGAACGTGCGGCCCAAGTTTCCCTTGAGCGCCGCGCCCGATGCCCGGCAGCCGGGAGCCGTGAATCTGGGCCTGATTTTCCAGGCCGATCTGCCAACGGCACTGCCCGTGGAGGAGGCTTGCCAGGCCCTGCGCAAAACCGGCGCGGTTGAGTACGCCGAGCCCCTGTACAGCTACCCTATGCTGTATCAGCCCAACGACCCGCTGTCCGACTCTACCCTCGCCAGCGGGCAATATTACCTGAAGAACATCAGGGCCTACCGCGCCTGGGACATCAGCAAAGGCGACACGAGCCTGGTTATCGGGATTGTGGATGCGGGTACCCGCCTGACTCACGAAGACCTGAAAAGCCAGCTGCAGCTCAACCGCCTCGACCCTATTGATGGCATTGATAACGACCAGGACGGCTACGTAGATAACTACTATGGCTGGGACTTTGCCGACAACGACAACAACCCCTCCCGGGACCCCAGCAGCGTGCACGGCATTCTGGTGGCAGGCTGCGCCGCCGCTGCCCCCGATAATAACAAAGGCATTACGGGCGTAGGATTCCGGTGCCGGTTTATGCCCCTCAAGATTTACCCCAGCACTGCCACCGGCAGCTTCGGGGGCTACGAGGCCATTGTGTACGCTGCCGACCACGGCTGCCGGGTTATTAACCTCTCGTGGGGCGGGGTGGGCGGCCGCTCCCGGTTCGAGCAGGACGTGATTACCTACGCCGCCGTTAACCGGGATGCCGTACTAGTGGCCGCCGCCGGCAACACGCCCGCCGAGCTGGAGTTCTTTCCTGCCAGCTACGACCATGTGTTGTCCGTGGCAACCCTGCAGCCCTCCGATGAGCGCAGCACCAACGCCACCTACAGCCGCCGCGTCGATCTGTCAGCGCCAGGCATCAACATCCTGACAACCTGGGGCGATACGGATACCGACTACATGGGAGTCGGGGGCTCGTCGTTTGCGGCCCCGCTGGTAGCGGGCGCGGCGGGGCTGCTGCGCACGCACTTCCCGCAGTATAATGCCGCCCAGATTGCCGCTCAGCTGCGCCGCACCACCGACAACATCAATGCCCTACCTGGCAACGTAGCCTTTGCCGGCCGTATTGGGTCGGGCCGCCTGAACGTGCTGCGGGCTCTTACCGAAACCGCCCAGCAGTCGGCGCGGGTAATCAGCCGTACTACCGCGCCGGCCCGCCGCGCCTACGCCCCCAACGACACCCTGCGCCTGGCCGTAACGGTTCAGAACCTGCTTAGCCCCGTCACGAACCTGACGGTTACCCTGACCTCGCTTTCGCCTTACGTTACTGTTCGGCAGGGCACGTTTGAGGTGGGCGCGCTGGCTACCCTCGCTCAGCGCGGCAACGCTACGGCTCCCTTCCGGCTGGCCGTGGCCGCCTCGGCGCCCCTTAACACCCGCGCTGTACTGCGCTACCGCCTGCAGGATGCCAGCACCGGCTACCAGGAAGATCAGTACGAAACCCTCATCCTCAATCCCGACTACGTGGTGCTGGATGCCAATGACCTGCACCTTACCCTCACCAGCCGGGGCAATCTGGGGTATGATGGCCTGGGCTCCGATGTGGGCGAGGGCGTCAGCTACCGGGGCAGCGCTCCGCTACTGGCTGAGGGAGGCCTGCTGATTGCTACCCCTACGGCCCGCGTAACCGACAACGTGCGCAACGACCGGCGGAGTAACGACCAGGACTTCACGGCGCTGGTTCGCGCTGGCATCTTAACCCAACCTCTCCGGGCCGATCAGGAAGCCTACGGGGTGCTGCAGGACTCGCTGCCCGGCCTTACCAACGGGCGCTCCGTGGGCGTGCGGGTGCGACAGCGGGGCTATGCCTGGGCTGCCGCTCCGCACCGCGACTACGTGGTGCTGACTTACACCCTCACCAACCTCACGACGGATACGCTCAAGCCCCTGCACGTAGGGCTTTACATGGACTGGGACCTGCCCGGCGAGCCCGGCCGCAACGTGGCTACCTGGGAGGCCGGCCGCCGCCTGGGCTACCTCTATGATCCGGCCAAACCTACCTATTATGCCGGGGTAAAGCACCTGGCGGGCGGACAGGCCAGCGTATACTCCATTGACAACCAGGCGCCCGCAGGAGCAGCCGTACGCCTCGCCGATGGCTTTAACACTGCCGAAAAGCTGCTGACCCTGAGTAGCGGTACCAGCCAGCAAACCAGTGGGCTACCGGCTGGCACTGATGCCTCGCAGGTAGTGGGGGCCACCCTCCCCCGCCTCGCCCCCGCCGACTCAGCGGTGGTAGCGTTTGCGGTGGTAGTAGCGCCTTCCTTAGCCCAGCTACAAGCCGCCGCCGATGCTGCCGCTACCCGCTACCAGCAGGTGCTGCCAGTGCGCCCGGCCCAGGGCATTGCGGTAGCCTTGTACCCTAACCCCACTACGGGCCGCCTGCTGGTAGAGCTGCCCGCCGGGCCGGCTACGGTGCGGGTGCTGTCGGCGCTAGGGCAGCAGTTGCAGGAGCACACTGCGCCCACCGGCCACAGCATCCAGCTTGATTTGAGCGCCTATCCGGCAGGGGTGTATGTAGTGCAGATCAGCACTGCCGGTGGTGTCACTACGTGGCGCGTGGTACGCCAACCGTAG
- a CDS encoding Y-family DNA polymerase has product MYALVDCNNFYVSCERVFRPELVGVPVVVLSNNDGCLISRSDEAKALGLRMGEPYFKARPLLEQHRVRVFSSNYPLYGDLSRRVNLVLGQFSPEVELYSIDESFVHLGAPARHGPAYEDVALAIRAAVLQQVGIPVCVGVGPTKTLAKLANRRARHTPGGVLILDSPESRAKALVATPIQEIWGIGRRQAPKLLVAGIGTAAELAAAPEGWVRQNLGGVVGVRLWRELRGEACLSWHPRPEDEDESGARRHSVTYTRSFGQPQRGQLALQEAVATFAARAAEKLRRHGLAANLVTVLLGSDRFAAATDVATRTAVIYLPQATQNTSELLAAARRGLAQLYQPGTAYVRAGVLLSGLEPPGQPQLDLFRPVEPTRLQEQQQLMRTLDSLNQRFGRDAVRYAATGTRSAAWAGRSGFRSPAYTTNWEELWQVK; this is encoded by the coding sequence ATGTACGCCCTAGTCGATTGTAACAATTTTTACGTGTCCTGCGAACGGGTCTTTCGGCCGGAGCTGGTGGGCGTGCCGGTAGTGGTGCTTAGCAACAACGACGGGTGTCTGATTTCGCGCTCCGATGAAGCCAAGGCCCTGGGACTACGTATGGGGGAGCCCTATTTCAAGGCCCGGCCCCTGCTGGAGCAGCACCGGGTGCGGGTATTCAGCTCCAACTACCCCCTCTATGGTGACCTAAGCCGCCGCGTAAACCTGGTACTGGGGCAGTTTTCGCCGGAAGTAGAGCTGTACTCTATTGATGAATCGTTTGTGCACCTGGGCGCGCCTGCTCGGCATGGGCCAGCTTATGAGGACGTTGCCCTTGCAATCAGGGCAGCGGTTTTACAGCAGGTAGGTATTCCGGTGTGCGTGGGGGTAGGGCCTACGAAAACCCTGGCCAAGCTGGCGAACCGCCGGGCCCGCCATACCCCCGGCGGTGTGCTCATTCTGGATTCTCCGGAAAGTCGGGCAAAAGCTTTGGTAGCCACTCCCATACAGGAAATATGGGGCATTGGTCGGCGCCAGGCCCCCAAACTGCTGGTCGCCGGCATAGGCACGGCCGCCGAGCTGGCTGCTGCTCCGGAAGGCTGGGTGCGCCAGAATCTGGGTGGCGTAGTAGGGGTGCGGTTGTGGAGGGAATTGCGGGGCGAAGCATGCCTGAGCTGGCACCCCCGCCCCGAAGATGAGGATGAATCAGGAGCCCGCCGCCATAGCGTAACTTACACCCGCTCGTTTGGGCAGCCTCAGCGGGGGCAGCTGGCGCTGCAGGAGGCCGTGGCCACCTTTGCGGCCCGCGCCGCTGAAAAGTTGCGGCGCCATGGGCTGGCCGCCAACCTGGTAACCGTGCTGCTGGGCTCCGATAGGTTTGCCGCAGCTACTGACGTTGCTACCCGCACGGCCGTCATCTACCTTCCCCAGGCCACCCAGAATACCAGCGAGCTGCTGGCCGCCGCTCGCCGTGGACTAGCCCAACTATACCAACCGGGTACCGCCTACGTGCGAGCTGGGGTGCTGCTTAGTGGTCTGGAGCCACCGGGGCAACCCCAACTCGACTTATTCCGCCCCGTTGAGCCAACTCGTCTGCAGGAGCAGCAGCAACTCATGCGCACCCTCGACAGCTTAAATCAGCGCTTTGGGCGTGATGCTGTGCGCTACGCCGCTACCGGAACCCGGTCGGCGGCGTGGGCCGGGCGTAGTGGTTTTCGCTCCCCAGCCTATACCACTAACTGGGAAGAGCTCTGGCAGGTGAAGTAA